Proteins encoded in a region of the Pseudothermotoga elfii DSM 9442 = NBRC 107921 genome:
- a CDS encoding carbohydrate ABC transporter permease, producing the protein MITANKKKIGLLMVLPAIILFIIMTIYPFAYMIYASFTDLDLSRANTGKIIGLRNYLDIFKDQLAISSIEFTALMVLIAVPVEMVLGLALSYLIRNLVGEKILRALFLIPMMVPAAVGGFGWKMLFNFIFGPVNYFLNLFGIQSVEWFGRPGSARIAVLIVEIWQWAPFVFLILYAALQALPRDILDAGKVDGAGGWKLFLHIELPLLRPIFYVTLLLRVIDVLRTFDIVYMTTYGGPGSATSTWSFYAYKVTVSYGWNIGYGSALCVILIIVSAILINTLTKVLNIGRELGLSKE; encoded by the coding sequence GTGATTACGGCCAACAAAAAGAAAATAGGCTTGCTAATGGTACTGCCAGCTATAATACTTTTTATAATCATGACCATCTACCCCTTTGCTTATATGATCTACGCTTCATTTACTGATCTTGATCTTTCCAGAGCAAACACAGGCAAAATAATTGGATTAAGGAATTATTTAGATATTTTCAAAGATCAGCTTGCTATTTCTTCAATAGAATTTACCGCTTTGATGGTTTTGATAGCTGTTCCTGTAGAAATGGTACTTGGCCTGGCTCTATCTTACCTGATTCGCAATCTGGTTGGGGAAAAGATTCTGAGAGCCCTTTTTCTCATTCCAATGATGGTACCGGCTGCTGTGGGTGGTTTCGGGTGGAAAATGCTTTTCAATTTCATCTTTGGTCCTGTTAATTATTTTCTCAATCTTTTTGGAATTCAGTCTGTAGAATGGTTTGGAAGGCCCGGTAGCGCTCGTATAGCTGTATTGATAGTTGAAATCTGGCAATGGGCGCCTTTTGTTTTTCTGATACTTTATGCTGCCCTTCAGGCATTACCAAGGGATATCCTTGATGCAGGAAAGGTTGATGGGGCAGGTGGCTGGAAACTTTTCCTTCATATAGAATTACCGCTACTCAGGCCTATATTTTATGTGACTCTATTGTTGAGAGTAATAGACGTTTTAAGAACTTTCGATATTGTTTATATGACAACATATGGAGGACCTGGTTCTGCAACTTCAACCTGGAGTTTCTATGCGTACAAGGTTACAGTATCTTATGGATGGAATATAGGATATGGTTCGGCGTTGTGCGTAATTTTAATAATTGTCAGTGCTATTTTGATAAACACCCTCACAAAGGTTTTGAATATAGGTAGGGAGCTTGGGCTTTCTAAGGAGTGA
- a CDS encoding ABC transporter substrate-binding protein, protein MKLKLLFAVMVMLSMLTLAQITISVVACSDNADSLKWLAQEFMKQNPDIKVEVTTLSWEVLYPRILADISAKSGAFDVFNWDVMTAGAVSQGCVDLFEFMKQNPDLVDPNYDMNDLLPLAKNLGIWDGKLVGFPYFNNTMLFYYRKDLFENPKYKEEFQKMFGRPLRVPTTWAEAVDVARYFTKSYNKNSPTQYGIALMFPTTHTMFYMYLIFFGPYRRSVEGITRFGEVDLDYGDYFTASKKPAFASDLGLKAFEDMKALMPYSPDPLGSDYGETIEYFSKGIVAMVPQWTNPYLQFKSSPALQPDEEKIGIAPMPGRSVAGNWALGINKFISPEKQKAAFKFIQFATSKWADKEKLIRFAIAPVRKSTLEDAEAQNAIPWVKVLPSIYADETFRPRIPEEPRLEDISNINFAKILAGELPLTLETLQNIATQWEDVLSK, encoded by the coding sequence ATGAAACTCAAATTATTGTTTGCAGTCATGGTTATGCTTTCTATGCTTACTTTAGCCCAGATCACCATAAGTGTTGTTGCCTGTTCTGACAATGCTGATTCACTGAAATGGTTAGCTCAGGAGTTTATGAAACAAAATCCAGACATCAAGGTTGAAGTCACTACATTGTCCTGGGAAGTACTGTATCCAAGAATTCTCGCAGACATAAGCGCTAAATCAGGGGCATTTGATGTTTTCAACTGGGATGTTATGACAGCAGGAGCTGTCAGCCAGGGGTGTGTAGATTTATTCGAGTTTATGAAGCAAAATCCAGATCTTGTAGACCCAAACTACGATATGAACGATTTATTGCCACTTGCGAAGAACTTAGGCATCTGGGATGGTAAACTGGTTGGTTTTCCGTATTTCAACAACACTATGCTTTTTTATTACCGCAAAGACCTCTTTGAAAATCCAAAATACAAAGAAGAATTTCAAAAAATGTTTGGTAGACCATTAAGGGTTCCAACAACATGGGCAGAAGCCGTGGACGTTGCACGATATTTCACAAAATCTTATAACAAAAATTCCCCAACACAATATGGTATAGCACTGATGTTTCCAACAACACACACGATGTTTTACATGTATCTTATTTTCTTTGGACCATACAGAAGAAGTGTGGAAGGAATAACTCGTTTTGGTGAAGTGGACCTGGATTATGGCGATTATTTCACCGCCAGCAAAAAACCAGCTTTCGCAAGCGATTTAGGCTTAAAAGCGTTTGAAGATATGAAAGCCCTTATGCCGTATTCACCAGACCCGCTTGGCTCTGATTACGGTGAAACAATAGAGTATTTTTCAAAAGGTATAGTCGCAATGGTGCCACAATGGACCAACCCATATTTGCAATTCAAGTCTTCTCCGGCTCTTCAACCTGACGAAGAAAAGATAGGCATCGCACCAATGCCGGGTCGTTCTGTGGCGGGCAACTGGGCCCTTGGAATTAACAAATTTATTTCTCCTGAAAAACAAAAAGCGGCTTTCAAATTCATTCAATTTGCCACATCTAAATGGGCAGATAAGGAAAAACTCATCAGGTTTGCCATAGCCCCTGTGAGAAAATCTACGCTCGAAGATGCAGAAGCGCAGAATGCTATACCGTGGGTAAAGGTTCTTCCATCAATCTATGCTGATGAGACATTCAGGCCAAGAATTCCTGAGGAACCTCGATTGGAAGATATATCGAACATCAATTTTGCAAAAATACTTGCCGGCGAGTTACCTCTTACGCTGGAAACTCTACAGAATATTGCCACGCAGTGGGAAGATGTGTTATCAAAGTAG
- a CDS encoding ABC transporter substrate-binding protein, translating to MKLFLLLMICAITAFAAKAKVVELTFTFWGTDLEAKVVTEACEKFNKAHPNIKVTPMHIPTNYTEKLTAMVAAGTPPHIGYLYEPTVLDWASQGILYDLSEAIKNDSLLSDKLPQLYWYYDGGKKIAGITVAAEFMITYYNKDLFDKAKVPYPPTKPEEWTWDKFVETAKKLTFDSKGRTPYDPNFDPDNIVQYGAVIPLWWCPLLPLIWSNGGDIADETGTKPMINSPETMEALQKIYDLIYKEHAAAPPTVSDAFPSSNIALQTGQVAMVLDGQWSMQEAGEMVKEGSLNLGLAPMPYFKKPVTGVIGTPIVIFKDAVKNDPDVLNAALEFHKFIQDPENVLPLIRCGLWQPTTLDWYTKEEYINKWLNPEIHPAEYKAAVIDYYPYARPYPISYLKNSAEINTIFGQEMTRIFYGNEDIVKVCNEAAERLKSLLVGRYDR from the coding sequence ATGAAGCTTTTTTTACTGCTCATGATATGTGCTATTACAGCATTTGCGGCAAAAGCGAAGGTCGTCGAGTTAACATTTACTTTTTGGGGTACCGATCTTGAAGCAAAAGTTGTAACTGAAGCTTGCGAAAAATTCAACAAAGCTCATCCAAATATCAAAGTTACACCAATGCATATACCTACCAACTATACCGAGAAACTTACCGCAATGGTAGCTGCCGGAACCCCACCGCACATAGGTTACTTATATGAACCAACGGTTCTTGACTGGGCCTCTCAGGGAATACTTTACGATCTTTCAGAAGCCATTAAAAATGATTCGCTGCTGTCAGATAAGTTGCCCCAGCTTTACTGGTATTACGACGGAGGAAAAAAGATTGCAGGTATAACTGTAGCGGCAGAATTCATGATTACTTACTACAACAAAGATTTATTTGACAAAGCAAAGGTGCCCTACCCACCGACAAAGCCCGAAGAATGGACATGGGATAAATTTGTTGAAACGGCAAAAAAGCTGACTTTTGACAGCAAGGGAAGAACTCCCTATGATCCTAATTTCGATCCGGACAACATAGTACAGTACGGTGCAGTTATACCCTTATGGTGGTGCCCATTGCTTCCACTTATCTGGTCCAACGGGGGAGATATAGCTGATGAAACTGGAACAAAACCAATGATAAATTCTCCCGAGACGATGGAAGCATTGCAAAAAATTTACGATCTCATCTATAAAGAACATGCAGCTGCCCCACCAACAGTGTCTGATGCATTTCCAAGCAGCAACATAGCTTTGCAAACTGGCCAGGTTGCAATGGTACTTGATGGGCAGTGGTCTATGCAAGAGGCCGGAGAAATGGTTAAAGAAGGGAGCCTCAATCTTGGGCTGGCACCAATGCCGTATTTCAAGAAACCTGTAACAGGCGTTATAGGAACACCAATAGTAATTTTCAAAGATGCAGTGAAGAATGATCCAGATGTTCTGAATGCCGCTTTGGAGTTCCATAAATTTATTCAGGATCCAGAAAATGTTCTTCCTTTGATTCGCTGCGGTTTATGGCAACCAACCACACTTGATTGGTACACAAAAGAAGAATACATAAACAAATGGCTGAATCCTGAGATACATCCGGCTGAATACAAAGCCGCAGTGATTGATTATTATCCATACGCCAGACCTTATCCAATATCTTATTTGAAGAACTCGGCAGAAATCAACACGATTTTTGGTCAGGAAATGACAAGGATTTTTTATGGCAATGAAGATATTGTAAAGGTCTGCAATGAGGCCGCTGAGAGGTTGAAATCATTACTTGTCGGCAGGTACGACAGGTAA
- a CDS encoding ABC transporter substrate-binding protein: MRFRIFILVLTVLFSVLLTAKTIELTFAFWGDQLEAKAVTEACEKFNKTHPNIKVTPMHIPQYLEKISAMIASGNPPHIAYLVESRVLGWASEGILVDLTELLQKDPDPIIKNKLPQLYWYYDGGKKLAGVSFAAEFMITYYNKDLFDKAKVPYPPTKPEEWTWDKFVETAKKLTFDSKGRTPYDPKFDPKNIVQYGAAIGGGGTSPWVLYPLLWSNGGDIVDESGYEVRLDSPETMEALQKIYDLIYKEHAAIAPAAADAFPSLNVALQTGQVAMVLDGQWAMQEAAQMAKEEGMRFGVAPLPYFKTPVTGVEGAPMGIFKDAVKDDPEVLQATWEFYKFIQNPEQVVDVVRSGLWQPTTLDWYTKEEYINKWLNPEIHPAEYKAAVIDYYPYARPYPNAYLKNVAEINTIVVQEMSRIFYGNEDIAKVCKEAAEKIKPLLAGRYDK; encoded by the coding sequence ATGAGGTTTAGAATTTTCATCTTAGTATTGACGGTCCTTTTTTCTGTTCTTTTAACAGCTAAAACCATTGAATTGACGTTTGCATTCTGGGGAGATCAATTAGAAGCAAAAGCAGTAACTGAAGCTTGCGAGAAATTCAACAAAACTCATCCAAATATCAAAGTTACACCAATGCATATACCTCAATATCTCGAAAAGATATCCGCAATGATTGCCTCAGGAAATCCACCGCATATAGCTTATCTTGTTGAAAGTCGTGTTCTTGGCTGGGCTTCCGAAGGTATTCTGGTTGATTTAACAGAACTTTTGCAGAAAGACCCTGACCCTATTATCAAAAATAAATTACCCCAGCTTTACTGGTATTACGACGGAGGAAAGAAACTCGCTGGCGTGAGTTTTGCCGCAGAATTCATGATTACTTACTACAACAAAGATTTATTTGACAAAGCAAAGGTGCCCTACCCACCGACAAAGCCCGAAGAATGGACATGGGATAAATTTGTTGAAACGGCAAAAAAGCTGACTTTTGACAGTAAGGGAAGAACTCCCTATGATCCTAAATTCGATCCAAAAAATATCGTTCAATATGGTGCAGCAATAGGTGGAGGAGGGACAAGCCCATGGGTTCTTTATCCTCTACTGTGGTCCAATGGAGGAGATATAGTTGATGAATCAGGATATGAGGTAAGATTGGACTCACCTGAGACGATGGAAGCATTGCAAAAAATTTACGATCTTATCTACAAAGAACATGCGGCGATAGCACCTGCTGCCGCAGATGCATTTCCAAGTCTGAATGTTGCTTTGCAAACCGGCCAGGTTGCAATGGTACTTGATGGGCAGTGGGCCATGCAGGAGGCCGCTCAGATGGCAAAGGAAGAAGGCATGAGATTTGGTGTAGCACCCCTGCCATATTTCAAAACTCCCGTCACTGGCGTAGAAGGTGCCCCTATGGGTATATTCAAAGATGCTGTAAAAGATGACCCGGAGGTATTACAGGCGACCTGGGAATTCTACAAATTTATTCAAAATCCTGAACAGGTTGTTGACGTAGTGAGAAGCGGTTTATGGCAACCAACCACACTTGATTGGTACACAAAAGAAGAATACATAAACAAATGGCTGAATCCTGAGATACATCCGGCTGAATACAAAGCCGCAGTGATTGATTATTATCCATATGCCAGACCTTATCCAAATGCTTATTTAAAGAACGTTGCCGAAATCAATACTATAGTTGTTCAGGAAATGAGCAGGATTTTCTACGGCAATGAAGATATCGCAAAAGTATGTAAGGAAGCTGCCGAGAAAATTAAACCGCTTCTGGCAGGAAGATACGATAAATAA
- a CDS encoding carbohydrate ABC transporter permease yields MKRKIKMAIKFCAAIIVLSVFLFPIYWIFITAFKPEAEWFTMPPIFWPSNFTISNFLGTGSTTFGTTTTSISGIVPFLRNSIAVATITSLISTFIAALAAYAISRTKIGGTALAGWFISMRFLPPIATAIPLYVIFSKISLLNTWWALILPYLVPTTALSIWLLISFFNEIPQEIEEAAYIDGASHAQTFLKVVLPLSAPGLAAAAILSFIQSWGEFLLALILTSNASAQTLPVYLGRYITGWRVAWGPLSAAGLVTMLPVIIFALITQRYLIRGLTLGAVK; encoded by the coding sequence ATGAAAAGAAAAATAAAAATGGCAATAAAATTTTGTGCGGCTATTATCGTTTTGTCTGTTTTCCTCTTTCCTATATACTGGATCTTCATAACTGCATTCAAACCCGAAGCTGAATGGTTTACCATGCCACCTATTTTCTGGCCATCTAATTTCACTATCTCTAACTTTTTAGGAACAGGCTCAACCACTTTCGGAACGACCACAACATCAATATCAGGTATAGTACCTTTCCTGCGAAACAGTATCGCTGTTGCAACAATAACTTCTTTAATTTCAACTTTCATTGCTGCACTTGCAGCGTATGCCATTTCAAGAACCAAAATAGGCGGTACTGCTCTTGCCGGTTGGTTTATATCCATGAGATTTCTTCCCCCAATAGCCACTGCTATTCCGTTGTATGTAATATTTTCAAAGATATCCCTTTTAAACACCTGGTGGGCATTAATATTGCCGTATCTTGTCCCTACAACGGCTCTTTCAATATGGTTGTTGATCTCGTTTTTTAATGAAATTCCTCAGGAAATAGAAGAAGCAGCTTACATAGACGGCGCATCACACGCTCAAACATTTCTTAAAGTAGTTTTGCCACTCAGTGCCCCCGGACTTGCCGCAGCAGCCATTCTATCCTTTATTCAAAGCTGGGGTGAGTTTTTACTTGCATTGATTCTTACAAGTAATGCATCTGCCCAGACCTTACCGGTTTATCTTGGCAGATATATCACAGGCTGGAGAGTAGCATGGGGCCCTTTATCGGCTGCAGGGCTGGTAACTATGTTACCGGTGATAATTTTCGCTCTGATAACGCAACGTTATCTAATTCGTGGCCTCACCCTGGGTGCAGTAAAGTGA
- a CDS encoding L-ribulose-5-phosphate 4-epimerase encodes MYEKEKQLLYEAHLTLEKYGLVAYTSGNVSLRIDDKVLIKPSGVPYSSLKPSDMVLVDLGGKILDGNMKPSVDTATHLYLYRNIEWAKSIIHTHSTFATVFAVREKPLPVLCTAHADVFGEEIPITEYAPVGSEAIGKAVLKVMGKSGTVLLRKHGVIVVGTSIEDALKKAIFLEEVAKMSYFALAKQQVTPLDIDEINKLHQQYHTKYGQ; translated from the coding sequence ATGTACGAAAAAGAAAAACAATTACTTTATGAGGCTCATTTGACCCTTGAAAAATATGGTCTGGTAGCTTATACAAGTGGAAATGTTAGCTTGAGAATCGACGATAAGGTCTTGATTAAACCCTCTGGTGTGCCATACTCTTCTCTTAAACCATCTGACATGGTTCTTGTGGATTTAGGCGGGAAGATTTTAGATGGAAATATGAAGCCATCAGTTGATACAGCTACGCATTTGTATCTATACAGAAATATAGAATGGGCAAAATCTATCATACACACACACTCTACCTTTGCAACTGTTTTTGCTGTACGCGAAAAACCATTGCCTGTTTTATGCACTGCACATGCAGATGTTTTTGGTGAAGAGATTCCAATTACTGAGTATGCCCCGGTAGGATCTGAAGCAATTGGAAAGGCTGTTTTAAAGGTAATGGGAAAATCAGGAACAGTTCTTTTGAGAAAGCACGGCGTAATAGTTGTTGGAACCTCAATTGAAGACGCTCTCAAAAAGGCAATTTTTCTGGAAGAAGTGGCGAAAATGAGCTATTTTGCTCTTGCAAAACAGCAAGTCACCCCACTCGATATAGATGAAATAAATAAATTACACCAACAGTACCACACAAAATACGGACAGTAA